One stretch of Nitratiruptor tergarcus DSM 16512 DNA includes these proteins:
- the nrfD gene encoding NrfD/PsrC family molybdoenzyme membrane anchor subunit produces MVEHTVAATNAIVTLDVPIPEVIWGWMITLNMWAKSIGTGVVFIGAYLLARYNDKVGEEVKFWMPLISFIFLNIFLLFTLLDLHQPLRMWHIFAYPHFTSAITVGAWMATVFTGIIFIMMLIALKNFAKKHEDKMPRFVRELTKKCEVLSDSLYSPLLKAAVVLAVPVTMYTATIMGEATARELWQTPTELVQMMLAALLTGSAVFLIIGGKWGYEIKRDLAIILGVSAFLSFTIYMGEYYFGHMKAEEVAAILAYVKEHGAYHAMFWAGQWLAFIIPMILVYFSLKSRSASLLYLASVSAIVGLYITKHVWLIIPQLLPLS; encoded by the coding sequence ATGGTAGAACATACAGTAGCAGCAACAAATGCAATTGTAACGCTTGATGTCCCAATTCCAGAGGTGATTTGGGGATGGATGATTACACTCAATATGTGGGCAAAAAGTATTGGTACAGGTGTTGTTTTTATCGGTGCATATCTTTTAGCACGCTATAACGACAAAGTTGGAGAAGAGGTGAAGTTTTGGATGCCTCTTATTTCATTTATCTTTTTAAATATCTTTTTACTCTTTACACTCTTAGATCTCCATCAGCCGCTGCGAATGTGGCATATATTTGCTTATCCTCATTTTACTAGTGCTATTACAGTTGGTGCTTGGATGGCGACAGTGTTTACAGGTATCATTTTTATCATGATGCTTATAGCTCTCAAAAATTTTGCTAAAAAACATGAAGATAAGATGCCAAGATTTGTAAGAGAGCTTACTAAAAAGTGTGAGGTTCTTAGTGATTCACTCTATTCTCCTCTTTTAAAAGCTGCTGTAGTCCTAGCAGTACCAGTTACTATGTACACAGCTACTATCATGGGCGAAGCAACTGCACGAGAGCTTTGGCAAACTCCAACAGAACTTGTGCAGATGATGTTAGCAGCTCTTTTAACTGGTAGTGCAGTATTTCTTATTATTGGTGGAAAATGGGGCTATGAGATAAAACGTGATTTGGCAATTATTCTTGGTGTGAGTGCATTTTTGAGCTTTACAATCTATATGGGTGAATACTATTTTGGACATATGAAAGCTGAAGAGGTTGCAGCAATTTTAGCGTATGTAAAAGAGCATGGCGCATATCATGCAATGTTCTGGGCTGGACAGTGGCTTGCATTTATTATCCCAATGATTTTAGTCTATTTTAGCCTTAAAAGCAGAAGTGCGTCACTGCTTTATTTGGCTAGCGTTTCAGCGATTGTGGGTTTGTATATCACAAAACATGTATGGCTTATTATCCCACAATTACTACCACTCAGTTAA
- a CDS encoding 4Fe-4S dicluster domain-containing protein, translating into MKLGFLVDLDLCMGCKGCEVACKVENKVPLHSWRLRVKYVDVGVYPETKRTYTPLRCNHCEDAPCERICPVSALHYLENGIVNIDKERCIGCAGCMMACPYGAIYMDPVTNTADKCTYCAHRIASEMMPACVVACPVEANIFGDLDDPTSHISQYIMQHQKDGGVQVRKPEKNTHPKHFYVGGGQVQLNPLAAKREEGYNLFNKITHLDHIGGH; encoded by the coding sequence ATGAAGCTAGGCTTTTTGGTCGACCTTGACCTATGTATGGGGTGTAAGGGCTGCGAAGTTGCTTGTAAAGTGGAAAATAAGGTTCCACTGCATAGCTGGAGACTTCGTGTAAAGTATGTGGATGTAGGTGTATATCCTGAAACAAAAAGAACATATACGCCACTCCGTTGTAACCATTGCGAAGATGCACCGTGTGAGCGTATCTGTCCAGTGAGTGCTTTGCACTATCTTGAAAACGGTATTGTCAATATCGACAAAGAGAGATGTATCGGCTGTGCAGGATGTATGATGGCTTGCCCATATGGTGCGATTTATATGGATCCAGTCACAAATACTGCAGATAAATGTACATACTGTGCACATAGAATTGCAAGTGAGATGATGCCAGCATGTGTTGTAGCATGTCCGGTTGAAGCAAATATCTTTGGAGATCTTGACGATCCAACGAGTCATATTAGCCAATATATTATGCAACATCAAAAAGATGGTGGCGTACAAGTAAGAAAACCAGAGAAAAACACTCATCCGAAACATTTTTATGTAGGTGGTGGTCAAGTACAGCTCAATCCATTGGCAGCGAAGAGAGAAGAGGGATACAATCTTTTCAATAAAATCACGCATTTAGACCATATAGGAGGTCACTAA
- a CDS encoding SPL family radical SAM protein has protein sequence MKIYDFEKKVAHTHYFSLPEKQREFIRNLAYKYRLSHAELKQICDIAVDLYMWAEASIEGLWEEGKNKKEALKHLYERYEAYRKDLKSYENFSIDKEKTHKIRFEQIDKKLGFGMCPVASPKTRCCNLWTLDMVESCGYDCSYCSIQSFYNEDTITFNTNLKEKLLNIELDPNEIYHIGTGQSSDSLMWGNRGGVLDALFAFAKQNPNAILELKTKSDNVSYLVENEYPPNIITTWSLNPQTIIEKEERLTASLEERLQAAKKVHDKGRLVGFHFHPMIYYKGWQEEYGEIFARLIKEFDPNRVALVSLGTLTFIKPVIKKLRQRAMKSKILQMPLVNAAGKLSYPFSIKRELFRFAYESLKPWHGKVFFYMCMEDHSLWKDVFGYEYPTNESFELDMKYSYLVKIKSLQE, from the coding sequence ATGAAAATATACGATTTTGAAAAAAAAGTAGCACATACCCACTATTTCTCTCTTCCCGAAAAGCAAAGAGAGTTTATACGTAATCTAGCCTACAAGTATAGACTCTCTCATGCTGAGCTCAAGCAGATTTGTGATATTGCTGTAGATCTCTATATGTGGGCAGAGGCGAGTATTGAGGGGCTTTGGGAAGAGGGAAAAAATAAAAAAGAGGCGCTTAAGCACTTGTATGAGCGCTATGAGGCTTATAGAAAAGATCTCAAAAGCTATGAGAATTTTTCTATAGACAAAGAAAAAACACATAAGATTCGTTTTGAGCAAATTGATAAAAAACTTGGCTTTGGTATGTGTCCTGTGGCTAGTCCAAAGACGCGCTGCTGCAATCTTTGGACACTGGATATGGTAGAGTCTTGCGGGTATGATTGCAGCTACTGCTCGATTCAGAGTTTTTACAATGAAGATACAATTACTTTTAATACAAATCTCAAAGAAAAACTTTTAAATATAGAGCTCGATCCCAATGAGATTTACCATATTGGTACAGGGCAAAGTAGCGATAGTCTCATGTGGGGTAATCGTGGAGGAGTGCTTGATGCCCTCTTTGCTTTTGCAAAACAAAATCCAAATGCGATACTAGAGCTCAAAACAAAAAGCGATAATGTAAGCTACTTAGTAGAAAATGAGTATCCTCCAAATATTATAACCACATGGAGTCTCAATCCTCAAACAATTATCGAAAAAGAGGAGCGCCTCACTGCTTCGTTAGAGGAGCGATTGCAAGCGGCAAAAAAGGTGCACGATAAAGGAAGATTGGTTGGTTTTCATTTTCATCCAATGATCTACTACAAAGGGTGGCAAGAGGAGTATGGAGAGATTTTTGCAAGGCTTATAAAAGAGTTTGACCCCAATAGAGTCGCATTGGTGAGTTTAGGAACGTTAACTTTTATCAAACCAGTGATTAAAAAACTGCGCCAAAGGGCAATGAAGAGCAAAATTTTACAGATGCCACTTGTAAATGCAGCTGGTAAACTCTCCTATCCATTCTCAATCAAAAGAGAGCTTTTTCGTTTTGCTTATGAGTCTTTAAAGCCATGGCATGGAAAAGTATTTTTTTATATGTGTATGGAGGATCACTCATTGTGGAAGGATGTATTTGGCTATGAATATCCTACAAATGAGAGTTTTGAACTAGATATGAAATATAGCTATTTAGTAAAAATTAAAAGTTTACAAGAGTAG
- a CDS encoding inorganic phosphate transporter, with the protein MELKHIPEVKRARKFEASDAGRIIIALLFIIGVMWYASMHASGIEHRTLLIVAAIFGGYMAMNIGANDVANNVGPAVGSGALSLMGAIIIAAIFEAAGALIAGADVVGTIRKGIIDPNLIANTQMFIWIMLAALLAGAIWLNLATAMGAPVSTTHSIVGGVMGGGIAAAGFGMVNWVTMGKIAASWVISPVLGGLIAAGFLYIIKKNVIFQEDKIAAAKKWVPLYIATMSWAFASYLIVKGLKHIVKVPLPLAVVIGFFIAVPIFMFVRSYIAKKAQTLPNERESINQLFTIPLIFSAALLSFAHGANDVANAVGPLAGINDAIMSGEFGKKAPIPLWVMMVGALGISIGLALYGPKLIKKVGSEITELDQIRAFCIALAAAITVIVASALGLPVSSTHIAVGGVFGVGFLREYLMRLEDRAKKEEKVLEKEFQEAKIEEERKKLEEYERALEALGDPKKADPFIVKALIEKINREKEVIASLEHGEIKLTKIEKKAIKALKKYELVQRSALKMIVAAWIITVPAAGVLAAMFYFMIRGIMLPG; encoded by the coding sequence TTGGAACTCAAACATATACCAGAAGTCAAAAGAGCGAGGAAATTTGAAGCTTCAGATGCTGGGAGAATTATTATAGCGCTCCTCTTTATCATTGGTGTTATGTGGTATGCATCTATGCACGCAAGCGGCATTGAGCATAGAACACTGCTTATAGTTGCAGCAATTTTTGGCGGATATATGGCAATGAATATTGGTGCCAATGATGTGGCTAATAATGTTGGTCCTGCAGTGGGAAGTGGGGCACTCTCTTTGATGGGTGCAATTATTATAGCTGCGATTTTTGAAGCTGCAGGTGCACTTATCGCAGGAGCTGATGTTGTGGGTACAATCAGAAAAGGCATTATCGATCCTAATCTGATAGCCAATACGCAGATGTTTATTTGGATTATGCTTGCTGCACTCCTTGCTGGTGCAATATGGCTCAATCTTGCTACTGCTATGGGAGCACCAGTCTCTACCACTCACTCTATTGTAGGTGGTGTGATGGGTGGGGGTATAGCAGCAGCAGGTTTTGGAATGGTTAATTGGGTGACTATGGGTAAAATTGCCGCTTCATGGGTGATTTCTCCCGTATTGGGCGGACTCATTGCAGCTGGATTTTTGTATATTATCAAGAAGAATGTTATTTTTCAAGAAGATAAAATTGCAGCGGCAAAAAAATGGGTTCCACTCTATATTGCTACAATGAGTTGGGCGTTTGCAAGCTATTTAATCGTTAAAGGACTCAAACATATAGTAAAAGTTCCTCTTCCCCTTGCTGTTGTAATAGGCTTTTTTATAGCTGTACCAATCTTTATGTTTGTGCGATCATATATTGCAAAAAAAGCGCAAACGCTTCCCAATGAGCGAGAATCTATTAATCAACTATTTACAATTCCGCTTATTTTTAGTGCAGCACTCTTGAGCTTTGCGCATGGAGCAAATGATGTTGCTAATGCAGTGGGTCCTCTTGCAGGTATCAATGATGCTATTATGAGTGGAGAATTTGGAAAAAAGGCGCCAATCCCCCTTTGGGTTATGATGGTGGGAGCTCTTGGAATCTCCATAGGGCTAGCACTGTATGGTCCAAAACTTATTAAAAAAGTTGGAAGTGAAATTACTGAGCTTGATCAAATTAGAGCTTTTTGTATAGCACTTGCTGCTGCTATTACTGTTATTGTAGCGTCTGCTTTGGGACTTCCTGTAAGCTCTACACATATTGCTGTTGGGGGTGTATTTGGTGTTGGATTTTTGCGTGAATATTTGATGCGATTAGAAGATCGTGCCAAAAAAGAGGAAAAAGTGTTGGAAAAAGAGTTTCAAGAGGCAAAGATAGAGGAGGAGAGGAAAAAATTAGAAGAGTATGAAAGAGCATTAGAGGCTTTGGGAGATCCAAAAAAAGCTGATCCTTTTATCGTAAAAGCGCTCATTGAAAAAATTAATAGAGAAAAAGAGGTTATAGCTAGTCTAGAGCATGGAGAGATAAAATTAACAAAAATTGAGAAAAAGGCTATAAAGGCACTTAAAAAGTATGAGCTTGTACAACGAAGTGCTTTAAAAATGATTGTAGCAGCTTGGATTATTACTGTACCAGCTGCAGGAGTGCTGGCAGCGATGTTTTATTTTATGATTCGAGGAATTATGCTGCCAGGATGA
- the hisD gene encoding histidinol dehydrogenase, with translation MRIFHTDDSSFQREFTAILERSDMDIEQVTPIVMQIIDEIKKEGDDALYRHIAKFDGWEPKSSEDLRIDAALMQKAYENLDEKLRAALHLAYERIKAYHEKQMPKSWNDFEENGTILGQKVTPVERAGLYIPGGKAAYPSSLLMNAIPAIVAGVKDIVVTTPTPNNEPNELLLAACHLCGIEKVYKVGGASAVAALAYGTQTIEKVDVITGPGNIFVATAKKLVYGEVNIDMIAGPSEIGIIADESANPRFVAIDLLSQAEHDEMASSILITTSATLAKNVSSEVVKFLQNLQRREIAQKSIDERGAIIVTQCMEEAIDLMNQIAPEHLEIMTQNPFTLLPKIKNAGAIFLGDNTPEPIGDYIAGPNHTLPTGGTARFYSPLSVEHFLKKSSIISFSCQAMQDIGEAAAILAHTEGLEAHAKSIEIRLKK, from the coding sequence ATGCGAATATTCCACACAGATGATAGCAGTTTTCAAAGGGAATTTACAGCAATTTTAGAGCGTTCCGATATGGATATAGAGCAGGTTACTCCAATTGTGATGCAAATTATTGATGAGATTAAAAAAGAGGGTGATGATGCACTCTATCGTCATATAGCAAAGTTTGATGGATGGGAACCAAAGAGCAGTGAAGATTTGCGCATTGATGCAGCTTTAATGCAAAAGGCTTATGAAAATCTTGATGAGAAGCTGCGTGCGGCTTTGCATTTGGCGTATGAGAGGATCAAGGCATACCATGAAAAGCAGATGCCAAAGTCTTGGAACGATTTTGAAGAGAATGGCACTATTTTAGGGCAAAAAGTCACACCAGTTGAAAGAGCTGGTCTCTATATTCCTGGAGGAAAGGCTGCGTATCCAAGTAGTCTACTTATGAATGCTATTCCAGCAATAGTAGCTGGCGTAAAAGATATAGTTGTGACTACTCCTACTCCCAACAATGAGCCAAATGAGCTCTTACTTGCTGCATGCCATCTTTGTGGAATTGAAAAAGTTTATAAAGTAGGAGGAGCGAGTGCAGTTGCAGCTCTCGCCTATGGTACGCAAACGATAGAAAAGGTAGATGTTATTACTGGTCCTGGCAACATCTTTGTAGCCACTGCAAAAAAACTTGTCTATGGCGAAGTCAATATTGATATGATTGCAGGTCCAAGTGAGATTGGAATTATTGCAGATGAGAGTGCAAATCCGCGCTTTGTTGCAATAGATCTTCTTAGTCAAGCAGAGCATGATGAGATGGCGAGCTCTATTTTAATAACAACTTCTGCTACTTTGGCAAAAAATGTAAGCAGCGAAGTAGTGAAGTTTTTGCAAAATCTACAAAGAAGAGAAATTGCGCAAAAATCTATTGATGAGAGGGGAGCTATAATAGTTACGCAATGTATGGAAGAGGCAATTGATTTGATGAACCAGATAGCTCCTGAGCATTTAGAGATTATGACGCAAAATCCTTTTACACTCTTACCAAAAATTAAAAACGCTGGAGCTATATTTTTAGGGGATAATACGCCAGAACCTATAGGAGATTATATTGCTGGGCCTAACCATACTTTGCCAACAGGCGGAACTGCACGCTTTTACTCACCTCTGAGTGTTGAGCACTTTTTGAAAAAGAGCTCGATTATTAGTTTTTCTTGTCAAGCAATGCAAGATATTGGTGAAGCAGCAGCAATTTTGGCACATACTGAAGGGCTAGAGGCTCATGCAAAATCTATTGAAATACGACTAAAAAAATAG
- a CDS encoding 1-aminocyclopropane-1-carboxylate deaminase — MKLQSSPIQKVQFEGYSFYLKRDDLLHPDFSGNKARKLYYFFQIPLKIKKVISYGSMQSNAMYSLAVLAKMKGWQFEYHTRINEELLQNPKGNLKAALEKGMKIIDIGHLTMDIGEKNLLSECKIIDDTLIVPEGVRCKEAEYGIKILAQEIIEWANEKNIEKLNIFLPSGTGTTALYLQKTLSSVRCPMSNVYTVPCVGDKEYLKKQFFALEADEKFHPTILEPPKRYRFGKLYEELFEIWLNLKKQTGVEFDLLYDPIAFSTILSNLQCLMSNAFLYIHQGGVLGNITMEERYKKKFATIS, encoded by the coding sequence TTGAAGCTTCAATCTTCTCCCATACAAAAAGTGCAGTTTGAAGGGTACTCTTTTTATCTCAAACGTGATGATCTCTTACACCCCGATTTTAGTGGTAATAAGGCAAGAAAACTCTACTACTTTTTCCAAATTCCCTTAAAAATCAAGAAGGTTATCTCCTACGGCTCTATGCAATCCAATGCAATGTATTCCCTTGCAGTTTTAGCAAAGATGAAGGGTTGGCAGTTTGAATATCATACAAGGATCAATGAAGAACTTTTGCAAAATCCAAAGGGAAATTTAAAAGCAGCACTTGAAAAGGGGATGAAAATTATAGACATTGGACACTTGACAATGGACATTGGGGAGAAGAATTTATTAAGTGAGTGTAAAATCATAGATGACACTTTAATAGTACCCGAGGGGGTACGATGTAAAGAGGCTGAATATGGCATAAAAATTTTAGCCCAAGAGATTATAGAGTGGGCAAACGAGAAAAATATAGAAAAACTCAATATCTTTTTACCATCAGGAACAGGTACTACAGCTTTGTATCTTCAAAAAACTCTTTCTAGTGTCCGGTGTCCAATGTCCAATGTCTATACTGTTCCTTGTGTAGGTGATAAAGAGTATCTAAAAAAGCAGTTTTTTGCTCTTGAAGCAGATGAGAAGTTTCATCCAACTATTCTTGAGCCTCCAAAGAGATACCGTTTTGGAAAACTTTATGAGGAGCTGTTTGAAATATGGCTAAATTTAAAAAAACAAACAGGAGTGGAATTTGATCTCTTGTATGATCCAATAGCCTTTAGCACAATTTTATCCAATCTCCAATGTCTCATGTCCAATGCCTTTTTATATATCCATCAAGGAGGTGTACTTGGCAATATTACAATGGAAGAGAGATACAAGAAAAAGTTTGCTACAATCTCATAA
- the fbaA gene encoding class II fructose-bisphosphate aldolase, whose protein sequence is MGVREFLKPGVVWGEDLLRLYEYAKEHSFALPAINVVGTNSINAVMEAAREANSPVIIQLSNGGAHFWAGKGLDNEGQKAAILGAVAAAKHVHILAESYGVSVVLHTDHAARKLLPWIDGLLAAGEEYFKLHGRPLFSSHMLDLSEEPLEENLATCEEYLKRMAPLGMHLEIELGVTGGEEDGVDNTGIDNAKLYTQPEEVAEAYKRLSAISPYFTIAASFGNVHGVYKPGHVRLEPIILKNSQEYIKKHFGIDKDKPVSFVFHGGSGSELSKIHEAINYGVVKMNIDTDTQWAFWSGVKGYIEKYHDYLQSQIGNPEGEDKPNKKYYDPRKWLREGEKSMKARVLKAYEDLRCLNIN, encoded by the coding sequence ATGGGAGTGAGAGAGTTTCTCAAGCCTGGTGTAGTGTGGGGTGAGGATCTTTTGCGACTGTATGAGTATGCTAAAGAGCACTCTTTCGCTCTGCCAGCAATCAATGTTGTAGGTACCAACTCGATTAATGCTGTCATGGAGGCTGCGCGAGAAGCAAACTCTCCGGTTATCATACAGCTGAGTAACGGTGGCGCGCATTTTTGGGCAGGCAAAGGTCTTGATAATGAGGGGCAAAAAGCAGCGATTCTTGGAGCAGTTGCTGCTGCAAAACATGTTCATATCTTAGCGGAAAGCTACGGTGTGAGTGTGGTACTCCATACAGATCACGCTGCAAGAAAACTGCTTCCTTGGATTGATGGGCTCTTAGCAGCAGGCGAAGAGTATTTTAAATTGCATGGTCGCCCACTTTTTAGCTCCCACATGCTAGATTTAAGCGAAGAGCCTCTTGAAGAGAATCTAGCAACTTGTGAAGAGTATCTCAAGCGTATGGCACCTCTTGGTATGCATCTTGAAATTGAGCTTGGTGTAACTGGTGGTGAAGAGGATGGAGTGGACAATACCGGTATCGATAATGCCAAGCTCTATACCCAGCCTGAAGAGGTAGCTGAAGCGTATAAGCGTCTGAGTGCAATTAGTCCATATTTTACAATTGCAGCAAGTTTTGGCAATGTACATGGCGTCTATAAGCCTGGGCATGTAAGATTAGAGCCAATTATTCTTAAAAACTCACAAGAGTATATAAAGAAGCATTTTGGCATTGATAAGGATAAACCTGTGAGCTTTGTCTTCCATGGTGGGAGTGGGAGTGAACTCTCAAAAATCCATGAAGCGATCAATTATGGCGTTGTAAAAATGAATATTGATACCGATACCCAGTGGGCATTTTGGAGTGGTGTTAAAGGGTATATCGAAAAATATCATGACTATCTTCAAAGCCAAATTGGTAACCCAGAAGGGGAAGATAAGCCAAATAAAAAATATTACGACCCAAGAAAGTGGCTAAGAGAGGGTGAAAAGAGTATGAAAGCAAGAGTCCTAAAGGCTTATGAGGATCTTCGTTGCCTCAATATCAATTAA
- a CDS encoding peptidylprolyl isomerase has product MKKYFVGGLVALSLVASSAVAGKVLAVVNGKKITTEDAAPMLAQSGMKFEQLPPQIQQKVVDQLVERELLKEKALKSGVEKTKEYKEALNKLKADLALEIWMRKQFNSIKVTDKEAEDFYKKNIDKFKQPETVHARHILVKSEKEAKDIINELKKTPKDKLKEKFIELAKTKSVGPSGKRGGDLGYFKQGQMVKPFSDAAFSLKPGEFTTKPVKTQFGYHVIYVEDKKPASTVPFAQVKEKIKSQLKMQKFQKVIKSEAEKLKKSAKIKKNV; this is encoded by the coding sequence ATGAAGAAATATTTCGTTGGTGGTTTGGTGGCATTAAGCCTTGTAGCAAGTAGTGCAGTAGCAGGTAAAGTTTTGGCTGTTGTGAATGGTAAAAAGATTACAACTGAAGATGCAGCTCCAATGCTTGCACAAAGCGGTATGAAATTTGAGCAACTCCCTCCACAAATCCAACAAAAAGTTGTGGATCAACTAGTTGAAAGAGAACTTCTCAAAGAAAAGGCTCTCAAAAGTGGTGTAGAAAAGACAAAAGAGTACAAAGAAGCTCTCAATAAACTTAAAGCCGATTTAGCTCTTGAAATCTGGATGAGAAAGCAGTTTAACTCTATAAAAGTTACTGATAAAGAAGCGGAGGATTTTTATAAAAAAAATATCGATAAATTTAAACAGCCTGAGACAGTACATGCAAGACACATTCTTGTAAAAAGCGAGAAAGAGGCGAAAGATATTATCAATGAGCTCAAAAAAACTCCAAAAGATAAACTCAAAGAGAAGTTTATTGAGTTAGCAAAAACTAAATCTGTTGGTCCAAGCGGTAAAAGAGGAGGAGATTTAGGATACTTTAAACAGGGACAGATGGTAAAACCTTTTAGTGATGCAGCATTTTCACTTAAACCTGGAGAGTTTACAACAAAACCAGTCAAAACACAATTTGGATACCATGTTATCTATGTAGAAGATAAAAAACCAGCTTCAACTGTTCCTTTTGCACAAGTAAAAGAGAAGATTAAATCTCAGCTTAAAATGCAAAAATTTCAAAAAGTAATAAAAAGTGAGGCTGAAAAGCTTAAAAAAAGTGCGAAAATAAAGAAAAACGTCTGA
- a CDS encoding YebC/PmpR family DNA-binding transcriptional regulator: MAGHNKWSKVKHIKAKEDAKKGKVFTKAVRDIMTAVRDGGPNPETNAALRLAIERAKAVSMPQDNIKRAIDKASGNLPGVKYEEITYEGYGPGGVAIMVECLTDNKNRTVAAVRHAFSKSGGSLGTSGSVSWMFEKKGVITVERGENEDAIMEAALEAGASDILEFDEVLVIETDPADFNSVLEAVEKVGANILESSVGLVASNEIDVDDATAEKVEKLIDVLEENDDVQNVYHNMK, encoded by the coding sequence ATGGCCGGTCATAATAAATGGTCGAAAGTCAAACACATCAAAGCAAAAGAGGATGCGAAAAAGGGAAAAGTCTTTACCAAAGCAGTGCGTGATATCATGACTGCTGTGCGCGATGGAGGACCGAATCCCGAAACAAATGCAGCACTGCGCCTTGCAATTGAGCGGGCAAAAGCGGTCTCAATGCCTCAAGATAATATAAAAAGAGCAATCGATAAAGCGAGTGGTAACCTTCCAGGTGTAAAATATGAAGAGATTACCTATGAGGGATATGGGCCTGGTGGTGTAGCTATCATGGTAGAGTGCCTTACAGACAACAAGAATAGAACTGTAGCGGCAGTACGCCATGCATTTAGCAAAAGTGGTGGAAGTTTGGGCACAAGCGGAAGCGTATCATGGATGTTTGAGAAAAAGGGAGTTATCACTGTAGAACGTGGCGAAAACGAAGATGCAATAATGGAAGCAGCTCTTGAAGCGGGGGCAAGTGATATACTCGAATTTGATGAAGTGCTTGTGATTGAAACTGATCCAGCAGATTTTAACAGCGTACTTGAAGCGGTAGAAAAGGTTGGGGCAAATATTTTAGAAAGTAGCGTGGGGCTTGTAGCTTCAAATGAGATCGATGTAGATGATGCAACAGCAGAGAAAGTAGAAAAACTTATTGATGTACTTGAAGAAAATGACGATGTGCAAAACGTTTACCATAATATGAAATAA
- the nth gene encoding endonuclease III → MVLRKPKEIEEIKKRLLEHYPQAHTELKYKNLYQLLVAVMLSAQCTDKRVNMITPTLFARYPDIHTLAHADIDEVKEIIKSCSFFNNKAKNLIKMAQMVEEKYGGKIPEDEKELVKLPGVGQKTAHVVMIEYFKKNLMAVDTHVFRVAHRLGLSDAKTPQATEKDLVEAFKTDLNAIHQAMVLFGRYICTAKNPKCDQCFLYDLCESEDKREIKK, encoded by the coding sequence ATGGTACTGCGAAAGCCAAAAGAGATAGAAGAGATAAAAAAAAGACTTTTAGAGCACTATCCCCAAGCCCATACCGAGCTCAAATATAAAAATCTCTACCAACTTCTCGTTGCAGTTATGCTCTCTGCACAGTGTACAGATAAACGCGTCAATATGATTACACCTACGCTTTTTGCGAGATATCCTGATATTCATACACTCGCTCATGCAGATATCGATGAAGTTAAAGAGATTATTAAAAGCTGCTCATTTTTTAACAACAAAGCAAAAAATCTCATCAAAATGGCACAAATGGTAGAAGAAAAATATGGCGGCAAAATTCCTGAAGATGAAAAAGAGCTTGTGAAACTTCCAGGTGTAGGACAAAAAACTGCGCATGTGGTTATGATTGAATACTTCAAAAAAAATCTCATGGCAGTTGATACTCACGTATTTCGCGTAGCACACAGACTAGGTCTCAGTGATGCAAAAACGCCACAAGCTACAGAGAAAGATCTTGTAGAGGCTTTCAAAACAGATCTCAATGCAATCCATCAAGCTATGGTACTTTTTGGGCGCTATATCTGTACAGCTAAAAATCCAAAATGCGATCAGTGTTTTTTGTATGATCTTTGTGAAAGTGAAGATAAGAGAGAAATCAAAAAATAG